The following are encoded in a window of Mycobacterium vicinigordonae genomic DNA:
- a CDS encoding TetR/AcrR family transcriptional regulator has product MTGIELTVSAPQQPQHERSDAARNRALLLAAARELVRQRGADAVTMDDVAVAAGVGKGTVFRRFGSRAGLMTVLLDEDEKASQQAFLFGPPPLGPDAPPLERLVAFGRERICFVHTHHELLSAANRDPQTRRVGAAAVQRRHVQVLLQAAHTTGDLAVQTDALLALLDADYVEYQLSEGGHTEDSLGQAWASLARKLCGR; this is encoded by the coding sequence GTGACCGGGATCGAGCTGACGGTATCGGCTCCACAACAGCCGCAACACGAACGCAGCGATGCCGCGCGCAACCGCGCGCTACTGCTGGCCGCGGCCCGCGAGCTGGTACGGCAGCGCGGCGCGGACGCCGTCACCATGGACGACGTCGCCGTGGCCGCCGGTGTCGGCAAGGGCACTGTGTTCCGGCGTTTCGGCAGCCGGGCCGGGCTGATGACGGTGCTGCTCGACGAGGACGAGAAGGCCAGCCAGCAGGCATTCCTGTTCGGTCCGCCGCCCCTGGGTCCCGACGCACCGCCGCTCGAGCGACTGGTCGCGTTCGGCCGGGAACGGATCTGCTTCGTCCACACCCACCACGAATTGCTGTCCGCGGCCAACCGCGACCCGCAGACTCGACGGGTCGGTGCGGCCGCCGTTCAGCGCCGCCACGTTCAGGTGTTACTGCAGGCCGCACACACCACCGGCGATCTGGCCGTGCAGACCGACGCCCTGCTGGCCCTGCTCGATGCCGACTACGTCGAGTATCAACTCAGCGAGGGCGGCCATACCGAGGATTCCCTGGGCCAAGCGTGGGCGAGCCTGGCCCGCAAGCTATGCGGCAGGTGA
- a CDS encoding NAD(P)H-dependent oxidoreductase, which produces MTESKILALVGSLRTASVNRQIAELAGQIAPEGVAVTVFDSLAELPFYNEDIDPAVGAQNDEPPAVAALRAAAREADAALVVTPEYNGTIPAVLKNAIDWLSRPFGNGALKGKPLAVIGGSLGQYGGVWAHDETRKSFGIAGARVVESIKLSVPFKTLDGKAPAEHEELSASVRDVLGKLVAEVG; this is translated from the coding sequence GTGACAGAGTCCAAGATCCTGGCCCTGGTGGGCAGCCTGCGTACGGCGTCGGTCAACCGCCAGATTGCCGAACTCGCCGGCCAGATCGCCCCCGAGGGCGTCGCCGTCACCGTGTTCGACTCGCTCGCCGAGTTGCCGTTCTACAACGAGGACATCGACCCGGCGGTGGGCGCGCAGAACGACGAGCCGCCGGCGGTTGCCGCGCTGCGGGCCGCGGCGCGCGAGGCCGACGCCGCGTTAGTGGTCACGCCGGAGTACAACGGCACCATTCCCGCGGTGCTCAAGAATGCCATCGACTGGCTGTCCCGGCCGTTCGGCAACGGTGCGTTGAAGGGCAAGCCGCTGGCGGTGATCGGGGGTTCGCTCGGTCAATACGGTGGCGTGTGGGCGCACGACGAGACCCGCAAGTCGTTCGGTATCGCCGGGGCACGGGTGGTCGAGTCGATCAAGCTTTCGGTGCCGTTCAAGACCCTGGACGGGAAGGCTCCCGCCGAGCACGAAGAGCTGTCGGCCAGCGTGCGCGACGTGCTCGGCAAGCTCGTTGCCGAGGTCGGCTGA
- a CDS encoding redoxin NrdH yields MSITVYSKPACVQCVATYKALDKQGIAYEKVDITLDPEARDYVMALGYLQAPVVVADNAHWSGFRPDRIKALAEAALSA; encoded by the coding sequence ATGAGCATCACCGTCTACAGCAAGCCAGCATGCGTGCAGTGCGTCGCCACCTACAAGGCGCTGGACAAGCAGGGCATCGCCTACGAAAAGGTCGACATCACCCTGGACCCAGAAGCGCGCGACTACGTGATGGCGCTCGGCTACCTGCAGGCGCCCGTCGTGGTGGCCGACAACGCCCACTGGTCCGGTTTCCGGCCCGACCGCATCAAGGCGCTCGCCGAAGCCGCGCTGAGCGCCTAG
- the nrdI gene encoding class Ib ribonucleoside-diphosphate reductase assembly flavoprotein NrdI → MENRGHNLVYFSSVSENTHRFVQKLGVPAMRIPLHGRIEVDEPYVLILPTYGGGKATPDINNGGYVPKQVIAFLNNEHNRSLIRGVIAAGNNNFGAEFAYAGNVVSRKCGVPYLYRFELMGTEDDVNAVRAGLSDFWAQYWKEQTCHQPSLQSL, encoded by the coding sequence ATGGAGAACCGGGGGCACAACCTGGTCTACTTCTCCTCCGTGTCGGAGAACACCCACCGCTTTGTGCAGAAGCTGGGTGTTCCCGCTATGCGGATACCGCTGCATGGCCGCATCGAGGTCGACGAGCCGTACGTGCTGATTCTGCCCACGTACGGCGGCGGGAAGGCCACCCCCGACATCAACAACGGTGGCTACGTCCCCAAGCAGGTCATCGCCTTCTTGAACAACGAGCACAACCGCTCACTGATCCGCGGCGTCATCGCCGCGGGCAACAACAACTTCGGTGCCGAATTCGCCTACGCGGGCAACGTGGTATCCCGCAAGTGCGGAGTTCCGTACCTGTACCGATTCGAATTGATGGGTACCGAGGACGACGTGAACGCCGTCCGTGCGGGCTTATCTGACTTTTGGGCTCAATATTGGAAGGAACAGACGTGTCACCAACCGTCACTGCAGAGCCTGTAA
- the nrdE gene encoding class 1b ribonucleoside-diphosphate reductase subunit alpha, whose protein sequence is MLNLYDADGKIQFEKDVLAARQYFLEHVNQNTVFFHNQDEKLDYLIQKNYYEREVLDQYSRNFVKTLLDRAYAKKFRFPTFLGAFKYYTSYTLKTFDGKRYLERFEDRVVMVALTLAAGDNALAEKLVDEIIDGRFQPATPTFLNSGKKQRGEPVSCFLLRIEDNMESIGRSINSALQLSKRGGGVALLLTNIREHGAPIKNIENQSSGVIPIMKLLEDSFSYANQLGARQGAGAVYLNAHHPDIYRFLDTKRENADEKIRIKTLSLGVVIPDITFELAKKNEDMYLFSPYDVERVYGMAFADISVTEKYYEMVDDARIRKTKIKAREFFQTLAELQFESGYPYIMFEDTVNRANPIEGKITHSNLCSEILQVSTPSLFNDDLSYAKVGKDISCNLGSLNIAKTMDSPDFAQTIEVAIRALTAVSDQTHITSVPSIEQGNNDSHAIGLGQMNLHGYLAREGIFYGSEEGIDFTNIYFYSVLYHALRASNRIAIERGTHFKGFERSKYASGEFFDKYTEQVWEPATDKVRQLFADADIRIPTQDDWKRLKESVQQHGIYNQNLQAVPPTGSISYINHSTSSIHPIVSKVEIRKEGKIGRVYYPAPYMTNENLEYYQDAYEIGYEKIIDTYAAATQHVDQGLSLTLFFKDTATTRDVNKAQIYAWRKGIKTLYYIRLRQMALEGTEVEGCVSCML, encoded by the coding sequence ATGCTGAATCTGTACGACGCAGACGGCAAGATTCAGTTTGAGAAAGACGTGCTCGCTGCACGGCAGTACTTCTTGGAACACGTCAACCAGAACACCGTGTTCTTCCACAATCAGGACGAGAAGCTCGACTACCTCATCCAGAAGAACTATTACGAGCGGGAGGTTCTCGACCAGTACTCGCGAAACTTCGTCAAGACGCTGCTGGATCGAGCCTACGCCAAGAAGTTTCGCTTCCCGACGTTCCTGGGCGCGTTCAAGTACTACACCTCTTACACGCTGAAGACCTTCGACGGTAAACGCTACCTGGAGCGGTTCGAGGACCGCGTGGTCATGGTCGCGCTGACCCTGGCGGCGGGTGACAATGCGCTGGCCGAGAAGCTAGTGGACGAGATCATCGACGGCCGGTTCCAGCCAGCTACCCCGACCTTCCTCAACTCGGGGAAGAAGCAACGCGGAGAGCCGGTTTCGTGCTTCCTGCTTCGCATCGAGGACAACATGGAGTCCATTGGGCGCTCCATCAACTCTGCCCTGCAGCTTTCCAAGCGCGGCGGGGGAGTTGCCTTGCTGCTGACCAATATTCGTGAGCACGGCGCACCGATCAAGAACATCGAGAACCAATCCTCGGGCGTCATCCCGATCATGAAGCTGCTCGAGGACTCGTTTTCCTATGCCAATCAGCTGGGTGCGCGTCAGGGCGCTGGCGCGGTTTACCTCAACGCGCATCACCCCGACATCTACCGCTTCCTGGACACCAAGCGGGAGAACGCCGATGAGAAGATCCGCATCAAGACGCTCAGCCTGGGCGTGGTGATCCCCGACATCACCTTCGAGCTCGCCAAGAAGAACGAGGACATGTACCTGTTCTCGCCTTACGACGTCGAACGTGTCTACGGCATGGCCTTCGCCGACATCTCGGTCACCGAAAAGTATTACGAGATGGTCGATGACGCACGCATCCGAAAGACCAAGATCAAGGCGCGTGAGTTCTTCCAGACCCTGGCCGAGCTGCAGTTCGAGTCCGGTTACCCCTACATCATGTTCGAGGACACGGTGAACCGGGCCAATCCCATCGAGGGCAAGATCACCCACTCCAACCTGTGCTCGGAGATCCTGCAGGTCTCGACGCCGTCGCTGTTCAATGACGACTTGTCGTACGCCAAAGTGGGCAAAGACATTTCGTGCAACCTGGGGTCGCTGAACATCGCCAAGACGATGGACTCGCCGGATTTCGCGCAGACCATCGAGGTGGCCATCCGAGCGCTGACCGCCGTCAGCGACCAGACCCACATCACATCGGTGCCGTCAATCGAGCAGGGCAACAACGATTCCCATGCGATCGGCCTCGGGCAGATGAACCTGCACGGGTACCTGGCGCGGGAGGGCATCTTCTACGGTTCCGAAGAGGGCATCGACTTCACCAATATCTACTTCTACTCGGTGCTCTACCACGCGCTGCGCGCTTCGAACCGCATCGCGATCGAACGAGGTACACACTTCAAGGGATTCGAGCGGTCCAAGTACGCCTCGGGGGAGTTCTTCGACAAGTACACCGAGCAGGTCTGGGAGCCGGCCACCGACAAGGTGCGCCAGCTCTTCGCCGACGCCGACATCCGCATCCCGACCCAGGACGACTGGAAGCGACTCAAGGAGTCGGTGCAACAGCACGGCATCTACAACCAGAACCTGCAGGCGGTGCCGCCGACCGGGTCGATCTCCTACATCAACCACTCGACGTCGTCGATCCACCCGATTGTGTCGAAGGTGGAGATTCGCAAGGAAGGCAAGATCGGCCGCGTCTACTACCCGGCGCCCTACATGACCAACGAGAACCTGGAGTACTACCAGGACGCCTACGAGATCGGTTACGAGAAGATCATCGACACCTACGCCGCGGCTACCCAGCACGTAGACCAGGGGTTGTCGCTGACTTTGTTCTTCAAGGACACCGCCACCACGCGCGACGTGAACAAGGCGCAAATCTATGCCTGGCGCAAGGGCATAAAAACGCTGTACTACATCCGGTTGCGGCAGATGGCCCTAGAAGGTACCGAGGTCGAGGGCTGCGTGTCCTGCATGCTTTAG
- a CDS encoding DUF2200 domain-containing protein, translated as MEHRIFSTAVAAVYPHYLAKLERKGRTQAELDEAICWLTGFDEATLRRHLDDETTFSEFFADASLNPNASLITGVVCGVKVQEIEDPLMQKIRYLDKLVDELARGKPMNKVLRAA; from the coding sequence ATGGAGCACCGGATCTTCAGCACCGCCGTCGCCGCGGTGTACCCGCACTACCTGGCAAAGTTGGAGCGCAAGGGCCGCACGCAGGCCGAACTCGACGAGGCCATCTGCTGGCTGACCGGCTTCGACGAGGCGACGCTGCGGCGCCATCTCGATGACGAGACCACGTTCTCGGAGTTCTTCGCCGACGCCTCGCTGAACCCGAACGCCTCGCTGATTACCGGCGTCGTGTGCGGGGTGAAGGTGCAGGAGATCGAGGACCCGCTGATGCAGAAGATCCGCTACCTCGACAAGCTCGTAGACGAACTCGCGCGCGGCAAGCCGATGAACAAGGTGCTGCGCGCGGCGTAG
- a CDS encoding linear amide C-N hydrolase codes for MCTRVIWPDAGDAVLVGRNMDFHRDLMTNLWKQPRGVSRDDGVTGKLRWTSTFGSVIATAFDIISVDGLNEAGLAGHVLWLAESSYGVPDDSRPQLSQAIWLQYFLDNFETVAEAVQWIADTDVQVVQMDDPTGGNPPTIHLALDDATGDSAIIEYVEGRPKVYHSKNYRVMTNSPTFDQQLELVKSFEGLGGTAPLPGSTLASDRFARATYYVHRLPEPTGQVQAIASMFSVIRNAAQPFRIPDPGKPDASQTIWQVVLDLTNKRYVYESTTRPNIVWVDLADLDFSAGSPQLKLDLQTELAVQGGIAGNVGHKFEDKGPMTFLSLKLLDELAAAAPKATQS; via the coding sequence ATGTGCACACGAGTCATCTGGCCCGATGCGGGCGACGCGGTCCTGGTTGGCAGAAACATGGACTTCCACCGCGACTTGATGACCAACTTGTGGAAGCAGCCACGAGGCGTCAGCCGCGACGACGGTGTCACCGGCAAGCTGCGCTGGACGTCGACATTCGGCAGCGTGATCGCCACCGCGTTCGACATCATCTCCGTGGATGGACTTAACGAAGCCGGGCTAGCTGGGCACGTACTGTGGCTGGCCGAGTCCAGCTACGGCGTGCCCGACGATTCGCGCCCCCAACTCAGCCAAGCGATCTGGCTGCAGTACTTCCTGGACAACTTCGAAACCGTCGCCGAGGCGGTCCAATGGATCGCTGACACCGACGTTCAGGTGGTGCAGATGGATGACCCCACTGGTGGAAACCCGCCCACGATTCACCTCGCACTCGACGACGCTACCGGCGATTCGGCGATCATCGAGTACGTCGAGGGGCGGCCAAAGGTCTACCACAGCAAGAACTACCGCGTGATGACGAATTCACCCACCTTCGATCAGCAGCTCGAGCTGGTGAAGAGCTTCGAGGGTCTCGGCGGCACCGCACCGCTGCCCGGCTCGACATTGGCCAGCGACCGGTTCGCCCGCGCCACCTATTACGTGCACCGGCTGCCCGAGCCGACCGGGCAGGTTCAGGCGATCGCCAGCATGTTCTCGGTGATTCGCAATGCCGCACAACCTTTCCGCATCCCCGACCCCGGCAAGCCCGACGCCTCTCAGACGATCTGGCAGGTGGTCCTGGACCTGACCAACAAGCGGTACGTCTACGAATCCACCACCCGGCCCAACATCGTGTGGGTGGACCTGGCCGACCTTGACTTCTCCGCGGGCAGCCCCCAGCTCAAACTGGACCTGCAGACGGAACTCGCGGTGCAGGGCGGGATCGCCGGCAACGTGGGACACAAGTTCGAGGACAAAGGGCCGATGACGTTCTTGTCCTTGAAGCTGCTGGACGAGCTGGCGGCAGCAGCCCCAAAAGCGACACAGAGCTGA
- a CDS encoding TetR/AcrR family transcriptional regulator gives MVRISRPHPSAKPGAKVDARSERWREHRKKVRAEIVEAAFRAIDRLGPELSIREIAEEAGTAKPKIYRHFTDKSDLFLAIGERLRDMLWGAIFPSINLATDSAREVIRRAVEEFVTLLDQHPNVMRVFIQGGSSAQSKATVRTLNEGREITLTIAEMFNNELQDMELNRDALELAAFAAFGSAASATEWWLGPDPDSPRSMTREQFVAQLTTIMMGIIVGTADTLGIKMDPDKPIHDALPAASA, from the coding sequence GTGGTGAGAATTAGCCGACCCCACCCCAGCGCCAAGCCTGGGGCCAAGGTCGACGCGCGCAGCGAGCGTTGGCGCGAGCACCGCAAGAAGGTGCGTGCCGAGATCGTCGAGGCGGCCTTCCGGGCAATCGACCGCCTGGGACCCGAGTTGAGCATCCGTGAGATCGCCGAGGAGGCCGGCACCGCGAAGCCCAAGATCTACCGGCACTTCACCGACAAGTCAGACCTGTTCCTGGCCATCGGGGAACGCCTGCGGGACATGCTCTGGGGGGCAATCTTCCCCTCGATCAACCTGGCCACCGACTCCGCGCGCGAGGTCATCCGCCGTGCCGTCGAGGAGTTCGTCACGCTGCTTGACCAGCACCCCAACGTCATGCGGGTGTTCATCCAGGGCGGCTCTAGCGCGCAATCCAAGGCGACTGTGAGGACCCTGAACGAGGGGCGCGAGATCACGCTGACCATCGCCGAAATGTTCAACAACGAGTTGCAGGACATGGAACTCAATCGCGACGCACTCGAGCTCGCGGCGTTTGCTGCATTCGGCTCGGCGGCATCGGCCACCGAATGGTGGCTGGGGCCCGATCCGGACAGTCCGCGCTCCATGACGCGGGAGCAATTCGTCGCCCAGCTGACGACGATCATGATGGGCATCATCGTCGGGACCGCCGACACGCTGGGCATCAAGATGGACCCCGACAAGCCCATTCACGACGCCCTGCCCGCCGCTTCAGCGTGA
- a CDS encoding flavin-containing monooxygenase has translation MTEVVTPAVDESGKPQSDQPPVHTRAVIIGTGFSGLGMAIELQKQGVDFVILEKADDVGGTWRDNSYPGCACDIPSHLYSFSFEPKPDWKNPFSFQPEIWDYLKGVTDKYGLRRFIKFNALVDRGYWDDDEYRWHVFTTDGREYIAQFLISGAGALHIPSVPEIEGRHEFAGPAFHSAEWDHSVDLTGKRVAIIGTGASAIQIVPEIVDQVAELKLYQRTPPWVVPRSNPEIPPRLRAAMQNVPGLRALTRLAIYWGQEALAIGMTKRPNALKFIELYAKYNIRRSVKDRELRRKLTPNYRIGCKRILNSTTYYRAVANPKTEVVTDGITRITRDGIVSADGRERPVDVIVYATGFHVTDSYTYVQIKGQHGEDLVDRWNREGIGAHRGVTVADVPNLFFLLGPNTGLGHNSVVFMIESQIHYVADAIAKCDKMKAQALAPTREAQDRFNDELQERLSQSVWNNGGCASWYLDEHGKNTVLWGGYTWQYWRATRSVKPDEYRFFGVGKRPALTAQ, from the coding sequence ATGACAGAAGTCGTGACCCCGGCCGTAGACGAGAGCGGCAAACCCCAATCTGACCAGCCACCCGTTCACACCCGGGCTGTCATCATCGGCACCGGATTCTCGGGCTTGGGCATGGCGATCGAGCTGCAGAAGCAGGGCGTGGACTTCGTCATCCTGGAGAAGGCCGACGACGTCGGCGGCACCTGGCGGGACAACAGCTACCCCGGCTGTGCCTGCGATATCCCGTCGCACCTGTACTCGTTTTCCTTCGAGCCCAAGCCAGACTGGAAAAACCCGTTCTCCTTCCAGCCCGAGATCTGGGACTACCTCAAGGGTGTCACCGACAAATACGGTCTGCGGCGCTTCATCAAATTCAACGCGTTAGTGGACCGCGGTTACTGGGACGACGACGAGTACCGCTGGCACGTGTTCACCACCGACGGGCGCGAATACATCGCCCAGTTTCTGATCTCCGGAGCCGGCGCGCTCCACATCCCGTCCGTCCCAGAAATCGAGGGTCGACACGAATTCGCGGGTCCCGCTTTCCATTCCGCGGAGTGGGACCACAGCGTCGACCTGACCGGAAAGCGCGTCGCGATCATCGGGACCGGAGCCAGCGCGATTCAGATCGTGCCCGAGATCGTCGACCAGGTCGCCGAACTCAAGCTCTATCAGCGCACCCCGCCCTGGGTGGTGCCGCGATCCAACCCCGAGATCCCGCCGCGGCTGCGGGCTGCCATGCAGAACGTGCCTGGTCTGCGGGCCCTCACACGTCTGGCTATCTACTGGGGCCAGGAGGCGTTGGCGATTGGCATGACCAAGCGGCCGAACGCGCTGAAATTCATCGAGCTCTACGCGAAGTACAACATCCGGCGCTCGGTGAAAGACCGTGAGCTGCGCCGCAAGCTGACCCCGAACTACCGCATCGGTTGCAAGCGAATCCTGAACTCCACGACGTACTACCGCGCGGTCGCGAATCCCAAAACCGAAGTGGTGACCGACGGGATCACCCGGATCACCCGGGACGGGATCGTCTCCGCCGACGGTCGTGAGCGCCCGGTGGACGTGATCGTCTACGCCACCGGCTTTCACGTCACCGACTCCTACACCTACGTGCAGATCAAGGGTCAGCACGGCGAGGACCTGGTGGACCGGTGGAACCGCGAGGGTATCGGCGCCCACCGCGGTGTCACCGTTGCCGACGTTCCCAACTTGTTCTTCCTGCTGGGACCCAACACGGGCCTCGGGCACAACTCGGTGGTATTCATGATCGAGTCTCAAATCCACTACGTGGCCGACGCAATCGCCAAGTGCGACAAGATGAAAGCGCAAGCTTTGGCCCCCACCCGCGAGGCTCAGGATCGGTTCAACGACGAGCTGCAGGAGAGGCTGTCCCAATCGGTGTGGAACAACGGCGGCTGCGCCAGCTGGTACCTCGACGAGCACGGCAAGAACACCGTGCTGTGGGGCGGCTACACCTGGCAGTACTGGCGGGCCACCCGCTCGGTGAAGCCCGACGAGTACCGGTTCTTCGGGGTCGGCAAGCGGCCGGCGCTAACCGCTCAGTAG
- a CDS encoding TetR/AcrR family transcriptional regulator, with the protein MVRAPDTDRRRQLLGALVEEFAARGVGDRSLRDVAAAVGTSHRMLLHHFGSREELLLAVVTEVERRQMRVLPELPTNPAEHFTAMWADVSRPELRQLERLFFECYSRAAQGEKSFATMIPGAVTGWLQAADAVTKGSADPALARLGLAVIRGLLLDLVATEDDAGVDAAAQVFAQLLSG; encoded by the coding sequence GTGGTTCGCGCGCCTGACACCGACCGGCGCAGGCAACTCCTCGGCGCGCTGGTCGAGGAATTCGCCGCCCGCGGGGTGGGCGACAGGTCACTGCGCGATGTCGCCGCCGCGGTCGGCACCAGCCATCGAATGCTCTTGCACCACTTCGGATCCCGGGAAGAGCTGCTGCTGGCGGTGGTCACGGAGGTCGAGCGCCGGCAGATGCGTGTGCTGCCCGAGCTGCCGACGAACCCCGCCGAGCACTTCACCGCCATGTGGGCAGACGTGAGCCGCCCCGAACTTCGCCAGCTGGAGCGCCTGTTCTTCGAGTGCTATTCACGGGCGGCACAGGGCGAGAAGTCGTTCGCCACAATGATTCCCGGCGCCGTCACCGGCTGGCTGCAGGCAGCCGACGCCGTCACGAAGGGCTCCGCCGATCCCGCGCTGGCGCGCCTCGGGCTCGCGGTCATCCGCGGACTGTTGCTCGACCTCGTCGCTACCGAAGATGATGCGGGCGTCGACGCGGCGGCGCAGGTCTTCGCGCAGCTACTGAGCGGTTAG
- a CDS encoding SRPBCC family protein encodes MLIEHSFEIDASSEVVWEVFSDVERWPEWTESVTSLVALDGPGLALGKRFAIKQPRMGKLVWRVTEIEPGMSWTWEQRAPGALAKASHEVIPQPGGRTLVRQRIDQQGVLGALVGRLMTNMTKRYLDMEARGLTKRSEQRRGARGSRA; translated from the coding sequence ATGCTTATCGAACACAGCTTTGAGATCGACGCATCGTCAGAGGTGGTCTGGGAAGTCTTCAGCGATGTCGAACGCTGGCCCGAGTGGACCGAGTCGGTGACTTCCCTGGTTGCCCTGGACGGCCCAGGCCTGGCGTTGGGCAAACGGTTCGCGATCAAGCAGCCCCGGATGGGCAAACTCGTCTGGCGGGTCACCGAGATCGAACCCGGCATGTCCTGGACTTGGGAACAACGTGCTCCGGGTGCCCTGGCGAAGGCGAGTCACGAGGTCATTCCCCAACCCGGCGGCCGCACCCTGGTGCGCCAGCGCATCGACCAGCAAGGCGTACTCGGCGCCTTGGTCGGCCGCCTCATGACGAACATGACCAAGCGCTACCTCGACATGGAGGCACGCGGCCTGACCAAGCGATCCGAGCAGCGCCGGGGCGCCCGTGGTTCGCGCGCCTGA
- a CDS encoding class I SAM-dependent methyltransferase: protein MCWLSRRVGPGGKVVAVDLDTRFLRDLSAQNVEVRRADITQDPLEPSAYDLVHARSVLTHLRDPVAALQRLVTALRPGCWLMVEDVDNGTVEAADATHPLAAAFDLCANTRIKFLSAGGVMDLRYGRTLPVHMQALALTDLQNEAVALVSSGRSPMSQLMIQSFLPVDDAMVANGVVKQADAAAAQRAFADPSFLYRGGLVVAAWGRKPG from the coding sequence GTGTGCTGGCTCTCCCGACGGGTAGGACCCGGCGGGAAGGTCGTCGCCGTCGATCTCGATACACGGTTTCTCCGCGATCTCTCCGCACAAAACGTCGAGGTCCGGCGCGCTGACATCACTCAAGATCCGCTTGAGCCGTCGGCGTATGACCTGGTACACGCCCGATCGGTCCTGACGCATCTGCGCGATCCGGTTGCGGCGCTGCAACGCCTGGTCACCGCGCTTCGCCCCGGTTGCTGGTTGATGGTCGAAGACGTCGATAACGGCACTGTTGAGGCGGCCGACGCAACGCATCCCCTCGCCGCGGCGTTCGACCTCTGCGCGAACACGCGAATCAAGTTCCTCTCAGCTGGCGGGGTCATGGATCTGCGCTACGGCCGCACGTTGCCGGTGCACATGCAGGCATTGGCGCTGACCGATCTGCAGAACGAGGCTGTCGCGTTGGTCAGTTCCGGACGAAGCCCTATGTCGCAGTTGATGATTCAATCATTTCTGCCGGTGGATGACGCCATGGTCGCCAACGGCGTGGTGAAGCAGGCGGATGCGGCAGCGGCGCAGCGGGCTTTCGCAGACCCTTCGTTCCTCTACCGGGGCGGATTGGTTGTCGCCGCATGGGGCCGTAAGCCTGGCTGA